AGGTTCTGTTTTTGATTCGAGTATTTCCACTAAGATTAATAAACGTTGTTGAGCCTTTGTAACTTGGACTATAAAATGCCAATAATTTGTTTTGGTGCTCTCCATTGTCAATTTTTTGCACTTGGTTGACATACGATTTGATGAAATTCTTGATTTCAACACTTTGACTAGTTTGTGCGTTTGCGGAAAAAGAAGCAAAAATAAATGTAAAAATAATCAGTAAATTCTTCATAGCTTTAGCGTTTGTTTACGAGTTACTTTTTACTACAAAAGTCAAGGGATTTACCCTAATAATGATTTATACGAATTATACTGTTTAGCATAGAAAAATTTAATGCCAATTTTACTAAAAATATTTAGATGAGTTTGTAAGTGGTTGTTTATTAGTTTTTTATGATTTAAAAAAGGAAGATTTTGTTTTGAAGAAAAATAAAAAAATGTTGTTGAAATAATTAAGTGATATCCCAAAAAGCAATTGCTTTTTGGGAAAGTGTTATTTATTCTTTTTGACGTATTTTGTTAGTATTACGATTTGCTGACCGTCTACTTTACCTTCAATATATTCATGATTGTCGTGATCGAGAGAGATATTTCTTACAGCAGTTCCTCTTTTGGCAACAAGACTTGATCCTTTTACATTTAGGTCTTTGATAAGAACAACAGAATCACCAGCTTTTAGCTCTACGCCATTGCTGTCTCTGTGTTTAGGATTTTCAGACTCATCAAGATGGTCTCCTGTTGATTCTGCCCATTTCTGCATGTTTTCATCCAAATACATCATGTCGAGCAGATCTTGCGGCCAGCCTTCCTTTTTCAATTTATGAAGCATTCTCCATGAAATTATTTGAACTGCTGGAACTTCACTCCACATGCTGTCATTAAGACATCTCCAATGATTAGAGTCCATTTTATCTGGATGATTGATTTGGCTAGAGCAGGTTTCGCATATATAAACTGAATCTTTTTCACTTGCGTCAGTTGCCGGAGCAACTGTGAAAATACTTAAGTTGTCTTTTGATCCACAAATTTCGCATTTTGATCCACTTCTGTCTTGAAGTGCTTTTTCTATTTTCATATTACTACTATGTTTACAGTATCATTAATGGTCAATTTCTGATAATTTATCTAAAAAGCCTATACCGGAGGTGGTGATAATGGACGTGAGGCATTGAATTTTGAGAAAGTTGGCAGTTCCTCTCCATGATTTTCACTGTTTACTCCTAAACTTTTAAGTTTT
The sequence above is a segment of the Aureibacter tunicatorum genome. Coding sequences within it:
- a CDS encoding PhnA domain-containing protein, giving the protein MKIEKALQDRSGSKCEICGSKDNLSIFTVAPATDASEKDSVYICETCSSQINHPDKMDSNHWRCLNDSMWSEVPAVQIISWRMLHKLKKEGWPQDLLDMMYLDENMQKWAESTGDHLDESENPKHRDSNGVELKAGDSVVLIKDLNVKGSSLVAKRGTAVRNISLDHDNHEYIEGKVDGQQIVILTKYVKKNK